A stretch of Metabacillus sp. FJAT-52054 DNA encodes these proteins:
- a CDS encoding acetate uptake transporter, with the protein MNNQNVQQVKISTADPSAIGLFGLAMVTLVASSQKLGLTEGLSFIIPWAIFLGGFAQLFACVQDAKHNNTFGSTAFGAFGLFWLGVAGSWLMQLGVFGDELASGVDSKQLGMAFVGYLIFSLFMTVGAMETHKVLFTIFVLIDFLFIGLSLSTFGVMHEATHMLAAVSEMLIALVSFYGSAAAVLNPHFGREFLPVGKPFGIFKK; encoded by the coding sequence TTGAACAATCAGAATGTGCAGCAAGTAAAAATTTCAACGGCCGATCCTTCGGCAATTGGTCTTTTTGGACTCGCTATGGTAACACTAGTCGCTTCATCACAAAAACTCGGGTTAACGGAAGGACTTTCCTTTATTATCCCTTGGGCAATATTCCTTGGAGGATTTGCTCAGTTGTTTGCCTGCGTTCAGGATGCAAAGCACAACAACACTTTCGGTTCAACGGCATTCGGAGCATTTGGCCTGTTTTGGCTTGGTGTTGCTGGTTCATGGCTTATGCAGCTTGGTGTTTTCGGAGACGAACTGGCTTCCGGGGTTGATTCGAAGCAGCTTGGTATGGCCTTTGTCGGATATTTGATTTTTAGTTTATTCATGACAGTCGGGGCTATGGAAACCCACAAAGTGCTATTTACTATTTTCGTTCTTATTGATTTCTTATTTATTGGGTTATCTTTAAGCACTTTTGGAGTCATGCATGAAGCGACACATATGCTTGCTGCAGTTTCCGAAATGCTGATCGCACTTGTGTCCTTTTACGGATCCGCTGCTGCAGTATTAAACCCCCATTTTGGACGAGAGTTTCTGCCGGTCGGAAAACCGTTTGGCATTTTTAAAAAATAA
- a CDS encoding OsmC family protein: MKTTITWDGNLAFGGLSPSGHEIKMDAGQETGGVNSGPRPTELLLHAVAGCTGIDIVLILKKMRLEPVNFQMDVEGTRADEHPKRFTDLHIHYAFEGELPEEKVAHAIQLSKNKYCSVSHSLNANLSVSYSINGKQGNKGL; the protein is encoded by the coding sequence ATGAAAACGACCATAACATGGGACGGGAACCTTGCGTTTGGCGGTCTATCGCCATCCGGACATGAAATCAAGATGGATGCAGGACAGGAAACAGGCGGAGTAAACAGCGGGCCGAGGCCAACAGAGCTGCTGCTCCACGCAGTAGCCGGCTGTACAGGAATTGATATCGTCCTGATTTTGAAAAAAATGCGTCTGGAGCCTGTTAATTTTCAAATGGACGTTGAAGGTACACGAGCTGATGAGCATCCGAAAAGATTTACGGACCTTCACATCCATTACGCCTTTGAAGGAGAGCTTCCGGAAGAAAAAGTGGCTCATGCCATCCAGTTATCTAAAAATAAATATTGTTCCGTTTCCCATTCCCTTAATGCAAATCTTTCTGTTAGCTACTCCATTAATGGAAAACAAGGGAACAAAGGATTATAA
- a CDS encoding sulfite exporter TauE/SafE family protein, with the protein MEFILVIFLIGMAGAFISGMLGIGGSIINYPMLLLIPPLIGVHGFTAHEVSGISAIQVMAASIAAVWSYKKGSYLHKPLIAYMGSGILAGSLLGSFLSIYMSENGVNMIYGVLALIAALMMFIPKKEGNDFKVDEVDFHKGIAVGLSILTGIGSGIVGAGGAFLLVPIMLSVLKIPIRVTIASSLAVTFISSAGTTAGKMVTGQIDYFPASILVIASLLAAPLGVKAGQKISAKYLQATLAILITAAAIKIWSGLF; encoded by the coding sequence ATGGAATTTATCCTTGTTATTTTTCTAATTGGAATGGCGGGAGCCTTTATTTCTGGCATGCTCGGAATTGGGGGATCCATTATTAATTATCCAATGCTTCTCCTCATCCCTCCACTTATTGGAGTTCACGGCTTCACGGCACATGAGGTATCGGGCATAAGTGCCATACAGGTGATGGCTGCGTCCATCGCCGCGGTATGGTCCTATAAAAAAGGCAGCTATTTGCATAAGCCGCTGATTGCTTATATGGGAAGCGGCATCCTTGCCGGAAGCTTATTGGGGAGCTTTTTATCTATTTACATGTCAGAAAACGGAGTCAATATGATTTACGGCGTCCTAGCTTTAATTGCAGCCTTAATGATGTTTATTCCCAAAAAAGAGGGGAATGATTTCAAAGTAGATGAAGTGGATTTTCATAAGGGGATTGCTGTTGGTTTATCGATACTTACAGGGATTGGCAGCGGGATTGTGGGTGCTGGCGGAGCCTTTCTTCTTGTGCCGATTATGCTGTCTGTGCTAAAAATACCGATTCGGGTTACGATTGCTTCCTCTTTGGCCGTAACGTTTATTTCTTCCGCCGGAACCACTGCAGGCAAAATGGTCACTGGACAAATTGATTACTTTCCGGCTTCCATACTTGTGATTGCAAGTTTGCTTGCCGCACCGCTTGGAGTAAAAGCAGGCCAAAAGATTTCGGCTAAATATCTTCAAGCAACCCTGGCCATCCTTATAACCGCTGCGGCTATTAAGATATGGTCCGGACTTTTTTAA
- a CDS encoding sulfurtransferase TusA family protein, translating to MNSHKVLDAKGLACPMPIVKTKKAMNDLEKGQILEVHATDKGAKADLAAWTASGGHELLETAAEGEVLKFWIQKG from the coding sequence ATGAATTCACATAAAGTGCTTGATGCAAAAGGGCTCGCTTGTCCAATGCCGATCGTGAAAACAAAAAAAGCGATGAATGATTTAGAGAAGGGTCAGATTTTAGAGGTTCACGCTACCGATAAAGGGGCAAAAGCGGATCTCGCTGCCTGGACTGCATCAGGCGGACATGAATTATTGGAAACAGCCGCTGAAGGAGAAGTTCTAAAGTTTTGGATTCAAAAAGGATAA
- a CDS encoding MBL fold metallo-hydrolase, translated as MPYNPMTAKEVAKKVIDKESLFILDVRNQNDYSNWKIEGGNFQYLNIPYFDLLDGVEGILEGLPETKDVLVVCAKEGSSLMVADMLSDAGRNVFYLEGGMKAWSEHLEPVKAGDLLGGGEIYQFVRLGKGCLSYMILSNGEAAVIDATRMTDVFTEFAREAGAEIKHVFDTHLHADHISGGRKIAEKSNAAYWLPPKDAGEAAFLYHPLKDGMKIKIGSTEMSIEALYTPGHTIGSTSFIIDGMYLLSGDILFIDSIGRPDLAGLAEDWVSDLRESLYTRYRKLSEDLLVLPAHFMQIRELNKDGSVGKKLGTLMEKNHGLNIRDEKEFRELVTGNLPPQPNAYQEIRKMNMGRISPDEETQREMEIGPNRCAVR; from the coding sequence ATGCCATACAATCCGATGACAGCCAAAGAAGTTGCGAAGAAAGTAATCGATAAGGAATCCCTTTTTATACTCGACGTTCGGAACCAAAACGATTACAGTAATTGGAAAATCGAGGGTGGAAACTTCCAGTATCTTAACATTCCTTATTTTGATCTTTTAGATGGCGTTGAGGGGATTTTGGAAGGGCTTCCTGAAACTAAAGATGTGCTTGTCGTTTGTGCAAAAGAAGGATCCTCTCTCATGGTAGCAGATATGCTTTCTGATGCAGGACGAAATGTGTTTTATCTGGAAGGAGGCATGAAGGCATGGAGCGAGCACTTGGAACCGGTAAAAGCTGGTGACTTGCTGGGGGGAGGAGAAATTTATCAATTTGTACGGCTCGGCAAAGGGTGCCTCTCTTATATGATTCTGTCAAACGGTGAGGCGGCTGTTATTGACGCAACGAGGATGACAGATGTTTTCACAGAGTTCGCAAGGGAGGCAGGTGCCGAAATCAAGCATGTATTTGATACTCACCTTCATGCAGATCACATTTCCGGCGGCAGAAAAATTGCTGAAAAATCGAATGCGGCATACTGGCTCCCTCCCAAGGATGCAGGGGAAGCTGCGTTTTTGTATCATCCTCTTAAGGATGGTATGAAAATCAAAATTGGCAGCACGGAGATGAGTATTGAGGCCTTGTACACACCTGGCCATACCATTGGTTCCACATCCTTTATTATTGACGGTATGTATCTATTATCGGGTGATATCCTCTTTATCGATTCCATCGGCAGACCGGACTTGGCAGGTCTTGCAGAGGATTGGGTTAGTGACTTAAGAGAGTCTCTATATACAAGGTATAGAAAGCTCTCTGAGGATCTGCTAGTCCTGCCAGCCCACTTTATGCAGATTAGGGAATTAAACAAAGATGGATCTGTTGGCAAAAAGCTAGGAACATTAATGGAAAAAAATCATGGTTTGAATATCCGTGATGAGAAGGAGTTCAGAGAACTTGTTACAGGAAACCTTCCTCCTCAGCCGAACGCCTATCAGGAAATACGCAAAATGAACATGGGTAGAATCAGCCCGGATGAAGAAACGCAGCGGGAAATGGAAATCGGACCGAACCGCTGTGCCGTTAGATAA
- a CDS encoding sulfurtransferase TusA family protein — protein sequence MNSIKSDVLLDAKGLACPMPIVKTKKAMTGLESGQVLEIQATDKGSKADLKAWAESSGHQYIGTVDEGNVLKHFLRKATDEDSEKRFSRVINNEELLLKLSSDSKALILDVREEAEFAFRHIPNAISIPLGELKERLRELDHKSAIYVVCRTGSRSDMAAQQLASAGFINVYNVVPGMSKWIGETTGL from the coding sequence ATGAATTCTATTAAATCAGATGTTTTATTGGATGCGAAAGGTCTTGCCTGCCCCATGCCGATTGTCAAAACGAAAAAGGCCATGACAGGACTTGAATCTGGACAGGTGCTCGAGATACAGGCAACAGATAAAGGGTCAAAAGCTGATTTAAAAGCATGGGCCGAGAGTTCTGGCCATCAATATATCGGGACGGTGGATGAAGGGAATGTATTAAAGCATTTTCTAAGGAAGGCAACAGATGAGGATTCGGAAAAACGGTTCTCCAGAGTAATCAATAACGAGGAACTGCTGCTTAAATTGAGTAGCGATTCCAAAGCCTTAATCTTGGATGTTCGGGAAGAAGCAGAATTTGCTTTCCGCCATATACCCAACGCAATATCGATACCCCTAGGGGAATTAAAGGAACGGTTAAGGGAGCTTGACCATAAATCAGCAATTTATGTAGTATGCAGGACCGGCAGCAGAAGTGATATGGCGGCGCAGCAGCTCGCATCGGCTGGGTTTATAAACGTATATAATGTTGTTCCTGGCATGAGTAAATGGATCGGTGAGACAACAGGTCTTTAA
- a CDS encoding metal-sensitive transcriptional regulator, which produces MEYDKSILNRLKRIEGQIKGVAGMMEQGKDCREIVTQLSAARNAIDRTMGVIVSQNLEECVRENIAKGESTDHLVKQAVELLVKSR; this is translated from the coding sequence ATGGAGTACGATAAAAGTATTTTAAATCGATTAAAGCGAATAGAAGGACAGATAAAAGGTGTTGCGGGCATGATGGAGCAGGGGAAAGACTGCAGAGAAATTGTCACTCAGCTGTCTGCCGCCCGCAATGCAATTGACCGCACAATGGGAGTAATTGTTAGCCAGAATTTAGAGGAATGTGTAAGGGAGAATATTGCCAAGGGAGAGAGCACGGATCATTTAGTTAAGCAAGCAGTTGAGCTCCTGGTTAAAAGCCGGTAA
- a CDS encoding spore germination protein, whose translation MENHSNQDQAHSGNQIQTIDGLIESCKRSSDFASEQTGGSDFSVYYFKPIVDNNILHRCILPYLKSSSQNLSLAGLQSAIPIDSSVITADLSKIEELLMRGHIAILPAAPGKEALVIAAPAIEKRPVGQPEVEYSVIGPKEAFVESLDSNLNLVRKRMPTRNLIVQELKAGSISKTRIAVIHLNEVANQENVEKVLNRIKEIQFDQIADSSFILQLISDNSTSPFPQMIDSERPDRVTSELAEGKIAIFVDGSPHALICPTTLIQFFSAFEDYFLPWPIASVFRMIRLFAVFFSVVSTSLYVAVLTYHYEMIPSNLLDPLIASRSGIPFPPIIEAIILELTIELLREAGARLPQKIGQTIGIVGGIVIGTAAVEAGLTSNVLLIIVSLAALASFTTPIYQMGNTIRLIRFPFIICAQLWGIFGVFLCFGFFICHILSLTSFGRPYIAPVYPLRWRDLKDSLFRLPFSVQSTRPVQMRSQNPVRFQGPSKRRKPDIEES comes from the coding sequence ATGGAAAACCATTCAAATCAAGATCAGGCTCATTCTGGCAATCAAATTCAAACGATTGATGGCTTGATTGAAAGCTGCAAAAGGTCTTCGGATTTCGCTTCAGAGCAGACAGGCGGTTCTGATTTCAGTGTCTATTATTTTAAGCCTATTGTTGATAATAATATTTTGCATCGGTGTATTTTGCCTTATTTAAAAAGCTCAAGTCAAAACCTCAGCCTCGCAGGACTGCAGTCAGCTATTCCAATTGATTCTTCAGTTATTACTGCTGATCTCTCTAAAATAGAAGAATTATTGATGCGCGGCCATATAGCAATCCTTCCGGCAGCACCGGGTAAAGAAGCTCTAGTGATTGCCGCTCCTGCCATTGAAAAGCGGCCTGTTGGCCAGCCGGAAGTAGAATACAGTGTGATTGGACCAAAGGAAGCATTTGTGGAGTCCTTGGATAGTAACTTAAACCTGGTTCGCAAAAGAATGCCTACAAGGAACCTCATTGTCCAGGAACTTAAGGCAGGATCCATTTCAAAAACCCGAATTGCAGTCATTCATTTAAACGAAGTCGCTAACCAGGAAAACGTCGAAAAGGTTTTGAACAGGATAAAAGAAATTCAATTCGACCAGATTGCTGACAGTTCTTTTATTTTGCAGCTGATTTCAGACAATAGCACCTCTCCGTTCCCGCAAATGATCGATTCAGAACGTCCGGATCGGGTAACAAGCGAATTGGCAGAGGGGAAAATTGCTATTTTTGTTGATGGATCACCTCATGCCTTGATTTGTCCAACGACACTCATTCAGTTTTTTTCAGCATTTGAAGATTATTTTCTCCCTTGGCCAATTGCATCTGTCTTTCGGATGATCCGCTTGTTTGCGGTTTTCTTTTCCGTTGTTTCAACTTCCCTTTATGTAGCAGTCCTCACCTATCATTATGAAATGATTCCTTCCAATCTCCTGGATCCTCTTATCGCTTCCAGGAGCGGAATTCCATTCCCGCCGATCATCGAGGCTATTATCCTTGAGCTAACGATTGAACTGCTGCGGGAAGCTGGAGCAAGACTTCCTCAAAAAATCGGACAGACAATTGGTATTGTGGGCGGTATTGTTATTGGAACGGCAGCCGTTGAAGCAGGGTTAACGAGCAACGTCCTGCTTATTATTGTCTCACTCGCTGCCTTGGCTTCCTTTACAACCCCCATTTATCAGATGGGGAATACGATTAGGCTTATCCGCTTTCCGTTTATTATATGTGCTCAGCTTTGGGGGATTTTTGGAGTTTTCCTTTGCTTTGGCTTTTTCATCTGTCACATATTAAGTCTTACGTCATTCGGAAGGCCATATATCGCCCCAGTATATCCATTAAGATGGAGAGATTTAAAAGATTCCCTTTTCAGACTCCCTTTCAGTGTTCAAAGTACCAGACCGGTGCAAATGCGCTCTCAGAATCCAGTGAGATTTCAGGGCCCATCCAAGCGGCGAAAACCGGATATTGAAGAATCATAA
- a CDS encoding GerAB/ArcD/ProY family transporter, whose product MLPPESKKVSPFFVFYIIHSQQIGVAVLGFERYIAKSAGYDAWISVIISGLSIAAVVWFCYRILIKNGNDIISVHHQIFGKRIGNVLNTAFAAYVLLLVLLNLRTYVEVIQVWMFPETYHWVFISLILLLAYSFVSGGFRVVTGICFLSVIYGIPLLFVKYFPLKEAHIGNLLPIFSHSFSDIMEATKTMTLNYLGYETLLIFFPFIKDGKRSEKWAYFGVLASIGIYLLTILTSFVYFDQDQLRTTIWATLTLWKIVDLIIIERFEYIGIAAWLFIVLPNIALGLWAASRAINRFTPLTQRVSLKGAAAAVLICAILITERAQIDQLNFMANTIGFYLAYMYIPLIYICQLAVHKWRDSK is encoded by the coding sequence ATGCTGCCGCCAGAGAGCAAAAAAGTCTCCCCCTTTTTTGTTTTTTACATCATTCACTCACAGCAAATTGGTGTAGCTGTCTTAGGATTTGAACGTTATATAGCAAAATCTGCAGGTTATGATGCCTGGATTTCTGTCATTATATCAGGATTATCCATTGCTGCTGTTGTCTGGTTCTGCTATAGAATTCTAATTAAAAATGGAAATGATATTATTTCTGTCCACCACCAGATTTTCGGCAAACGTATAGGAAATGTCTTGAATACGGCATTTGCCGCCTATGTTTTGCTATTGGTCCTCTTAAATCTGAGAACATACGTTGAGGTCATTCAGGTATGGATGTTTCCTGAGACATACCATTGGGTCTTCATTTCATTGATCCTGCTGCTCGCTTATTCCTTTGTTTCAGGAGGATTCCGGGTGGTCACAGGGATTTGTTTCTTAAGTGTCATTTATGGGATTCCGCTTCTTTTTGTAAAGTATTTCCCGTTAAAAGAAGCTCATATAGGAAATTTACTCCCTATATTCTCGCATTCTTTTTCTGACATTATGGAGGCAACGAAAACGATGACCTTGAATTATCTGGGGTATGAAACACTGCTGATCTTTTTTCCATTTATCAAGGATGGAAAGAGATCGGAGAAGTGGGCATATTTCGGGGTACTCGCTTCCATCGGTATTTATTTGCTGACTATTTTGACCTCCTTCGTGTACTTTGATCAGGATCAGCTCCGCACCACGATTTGGGCGACCCTAACGTTATGGAAAATTGTTGATTTGATTATTATCGAACGGTTTGAATACATCGGAATCGCAGCATGGCTCTTTATCGTTCTGCCTAATATTGCGCTCGGGCTATGGGCAGCCAGCCGGGCCATCAACCGGTTTACTCCCCTTACTCAAAGAGTATCTTTAAAAGGAGCCGCGGCGGCAGTCTTGATTTGCGCGATTTTAATCACAGAACGGGCGCAAATTGACCAGCTGAATTTCATGGCCAATACGATTGGTTTCTATCTGGCTTATATGTATATTCCTCTTATTTACATCTGTCAGCTGGCCGTTCATAAATGGAGGGATTCAAAATGA
- a CDS encoding Ger(x)C family spore germination protein — protein MRRGFILFLSFILMAGCTPEQQILEELQLIQTIGYDYVSDDEIMGTGGSTSIPPGQQSLPTDEVFSAIGYTSKQIRQKLQNESTKPIVIGRVGVVLFNQKLAEKGISDLLDNLQRDPEIGRDIYLALAKDSSQKMISTKYSSSVPTSNYIFDLIQQSMEQDMPRINLHGFLYRYYGKGLDAYMPILQKSDARLKIIGVGVFKNDRLVQQINTEDAYYLKMAADKIRKGILEVSYKNKKLSIENLLSKPKITVKKRNGSYEAELTLKVKGRISEGGGFRMTNKTIISGIEKTTRKQIEQQMEKLIQSFQESQVDPIGFKRKAMQSRTFSNKKWGDQYAKMPIRVNVQVTIIHAGIME, from the coding sequence ATGAGGAGAGGTTTTATCCTTTTTCTATCTTTTATCCTTATGGCTGGATGTACTCCAGAGCAGCAAATACTTGAAGAGCTCCAGCTTATACAGACGATCGGCTATGATTATGTCAGCGATGATGAAATTATGGGAACTGGAGGATCCACCTCGATACCCCCAGGCCAGCAATCCCTTCCGACCGATGAAGTCTTTTCCGCTATTGGATATACAAGCAAACAGATCAGGCAAAAGCTTCAGAATGAATCCACAAAGCCAATTGTTATCGGTCGGGTCGGGGTTGTTCTGTTTAATCAGAAACTCGCGGAAAAAGGCATATCGGACCTTTTGGATAACCTTCAGCGTGATCCGGAAATTGGGAGGGACATTTATTTAGCCCTTGCAAAGGATAGTTCTCAAAAAATGATCAGTACAAAATACAGCAGCAGTGTGCCTACTTCCAATTATATTTTTGATTTAATTCAGCAGAGCATGGAACAGGATATGCCCAGGATAAATCTGCATGGGTTCTTATACCGTTACTACGGCAAAGGTCTTGATGCCTATATGCCAATCCTTCAAAAATCGGATGCCCGCTTGAAAATTATCGGAGTCGGGGTTTTTAAAAATGACAGGCTTGTACAGCAGATAAATACGGAGGATGCTTATTATTTAAAAATGGCGGCAGATAAGATTCGAAAAGGCATCCTTGAAGTCAGCTATAAGAATAAAAAGCTGTCCATTGAAAACCTGTTGTCAAAACCTAAGATAACCGTAAAAAAGAGGAATGGATCCTACGAGGCAGAGCTTACCTTAAAAGTAAAGGGAAGAATTTCCGAGGGCGGCGGGTTTAGGATGACAAACAAGACCATCATCAGCGGAATAGAAAAAACAACGCGGAAGCAAATTGAACAGCAAATGGAAAAACTGATCCAATCCTTTCAGGAGAGTCAAGTCGATCCGATCGGATTCAAACGGAAAGCCATGCAAAGCCGGACATTTTCAAATAAAAAATGGGGAGATCAGTATGCAAAAATGCCAATCCGCGTAAACGTACAGGTCACCATTATTCATGCGGGAATCATGGAATAG